DNA from Biomphalaria glabrata chromosome 14, xgBioGlab47.1, whole genome shotgun sequence:
TGTATCAGGCAGTCATGGAAATGCAAGTCAGCCATATTCCAAATGCAAGCATCAATGAAATTGTATTACACTTGAAAAGAAATAGAACATCATGTTAGATTAGCGGGTGGTGTGCATCAATCAATTTAAGGGTTTCTGGtttcaaaaaaacatttaaataaatatgtgacATATTTGAAAATATATGGTAGAAGTCtgaattaaatttaaacaaattaaaatatttctaaatattagCTAAAGGTTGGAGTTACTTGATTATGTGTTAATAATTGttccagattaaaaaaaaactacttgccgaGATGGAGCCAGGGTTAAATCCAGAGAACTATAAACTAAAGTTTAAGGAAGAAGATAATGTTATGCCAGATAATGGCTACATCTTGGATTATTATCAAGAACAGTTATTACGTAATAAACCTCCCACATTTACTTTTCAAGGGAGGTAGTGCATAGCTAAAAAGATGCAACCATAGTCAGC
Protein-coding regions in this window:
- the LOC106068494 gene encoding uncharacterized protein LOC106068494 isoform X2, whose amino-acid sequence is MHCSMMADIARAEASKDGHIAARIIFPNGTQVIRQLPLLDRDGDDMTFGEIKKKLLAEMEPGLNPENYKLKFKEEDNVMPDNGYILDYYQEQLLRNKPPTFTFQGR